The Primulina tabacum isolate GXHZ01 chromosome 7, ASM2559414v2, whole genome shotgun sequence genome includes a window with the following:
- the LOC142550941 gene encoding uncharacterized protein LOC142550941 — protein sequence MPRSLNPSQESLNLVFQKMFTLPQNVIQSGLLGLADLYNSVEELTRFHAARHALIRLWQQDESIMGSVELLDSCNTIKELVRMIKENVRSLQSALRRKGMENSSIQQDVARYFCCREKMKKDIARTLKTLKNLENKNGEGSFVSAFEEVNGIAIDIFKCLLMFLSWPMAKHGGWNLVAKLMTTKTAGSSRDFNMISEVGSVDIALNSLQGRIGNGGDSVLDHLQIMHRLKNLDSCLEGIEGGLERLFRQLLTSRVTLLNILTDR from the coding sequence ATGCCACGAAGTTTGAATCCGAGTCAAGAAAGCTTAAATCTTGTTTTTCAAAAAATGTTCACGTTACCTCAGAATGTCATTCAATCTGGTCTATTGGGCTTAGCAGACTTGTATAATTCTGTTGAGGAACTAACACGTTTCCATGCTGCTCGACATGCACTTATCCGTCTATGGCAACAGGATGAATCAATCATGGGCTCGGTCGAGTTGCTGGATTCTTGCAACACTATAAAAGAGCTCGTTCGAATGATCAAAGAAAACGTTCGATCCCTTCAGTCAGCTCTGCGCCGAAAGGGCATGGAGAACTCCAGCATCCAACAAGATGTAGCCAGATATTTTTGTTGCAGAGAGaaaatgaagaaagatattgctaGAACCCTAAAAACACTAAAGAATCTGGAGAACAAGAATGGAGAAGGAAGCTTTGTCAGTGCTTTCGAAGAAGTGAATGGGATCGCTATTGACATTTTCAAGTGTCTCCTAATGTTCTTGTCTTGGCCAATGGCTAAGCATGGGGGTTGGAATTTGGTTGCAAAGTTGATGACCACAAAAACAGCGGGCTCTAGCAGAGATTTTAACATGATCAGTGAAGTGGGCAGTGTGGATATCGCACTAAATTCCCTGCAAGGAAGAATTGGAAATGGTGGGGATAGTGTCCTTGATCATTTACAAATAATGCATAGATTAAAAAATCTCGATTCTTGCCTTGAAGGGATTGAGGGAGGATTAGAAAGATTGTTTAGGCAATTGCTTACAAGTAGAGTCACACTTCTAAACATTCTTACCGATCGGTAA